The DNA segment CGTCCGAGCGCCGCCAGCGGCAGTGCTCCGGCCGCGGCGCCGAAGGCCGCCGAGACGAGGGCCAGGCGTGCCACGTCCATGGCCGCCATGCGCCGCAGCCGTGCGGCGGTCATCCCCAGGGCCCTGAGGACGGCGAACTGCCGCAGCCGTTGTCCGGTCCACAGCGAGACGGTGGAGCCGATGACCAGTACCGCGCACATCAGCAGCAGGGACATCAGCAGTGCCATGATGTCCTGGGTGCTCTTGGCGGCGGCTGCTTCGGGCGAGTCTGCCGGGAGATCGGCAAGGCTCGCGCCCAGCAGCAGGATCAGGCAGGCCCCGACACCCGCCGCGGTGGCGCAGCATGCTGTCGCCGCGCCGATGACCCGCCCGGGATAGGCCCGTATCTCCGACAAGAGGAGACGGGTCGGGGTGGTACGGGTGGTGGTCGGCGGGGGCGGGGTGGGAAGCGCTGCAGACACGGATTCCTGTCCTCCACGGGGCGATACGCTGGAGACGGTGCGGGGAGGCCACCCTCATCGTGGCCTCCCCGCACTGGTCTCTCATGAACGAGAGCTATCAGGTGTCGCAGGCGATGAAGCTGATGGTGCTCGGCATCTCCTCGAGGCGGGTCTCCTCGGTGAGTTCCTGCAGTGCGAGAACGTTCGTCATGATCGGTCACCTCCTTTCACGGTGTCGGTGAGTGGGAGCCGGCGAGCCGCTCCGTCCGGTGCTCGACCCGGGTCGGGGTGAGCACCGGGGAGCAGGCGGGCGCCGGGGGTCTTGGCTGCCTCCATTGCCAGCAGGACACCGGCAGTTCCGGTGGCCAGGTCTACTGACAGGCGCAGAAGTTGACCGCCGAAAAGGGCTTGTCCCCCGTCGTGGTCAGCCACATGCAGTGACAGGAGGCGCAGCTGGTCCTCGGCCCACGAGCGTGCTTGCCGGAGGCGAGTCGCGGCGTGGGTGAGGAAGTAGATGTTCCCGGCTCGGCCGTTGAACAGGCCGCCTTGGGAAACGGTTTGGACTGCTGTGGCGTGCGCCGTTCCTGCCACGATCTCGTCGGCCCCGATCGCGGCAGCCTGGGGCCCGGGGAGCGCCATGGCGGCCAGGGCGACTCCGGCCGAGCCCTCGGCGAGGTAGGGGAGCAGCCGCTGGGAACTGCTCATCTGGAGCCCCCCGTCCAACTGCCGTGCGTGCTCGAGGTCGGCTCGTACGGCGGTGGCG comes from the Streptomyces angustmyceticus genome and includes:
- a CDS encoding class III lanthipeptide; the encoded protein is MTNVLALQELTEETRLEEMPSTISFIACDT
- a CDS encoding glycoside hydrolase family protein, with the protein product MFNGLTGIAHLLLDAGLRDEALKLAATVRERIGEDGVLDRPGLMYGWSGPAVLLARCARLTGDADWAEAAATAVRADLEHARQLDGGLQMSSSQRLLPYLAEGSAGVALAAMALPGPQAAAIGADEIVAGTAHATAVQTVSQGGLFNGRAGNIYFLTHAATRLRQARSWAEDQLRLLSLHVADHDGGQALFGGQLLRLSVDLATGTAGVLLAMEAAKTPGARLLPGAHPDPGRAPDGAARRLPLTDTVKGGDRS